From the genome of Xyrauchen texanus isolate HMW12.3.18 chromosome 22, RBS_HiC_50CHRs, whole genome shotgun sequence, one region includes:
- the LOC127662144 gene encoding acetyl-coenzyme A synthetase 2-like, mitochondrial: MAGRVSRSLLNCLTRENPLRSKKYLRKSVLFISQCHARSLCSSSSISAAAQPDLSSHLVGKTYSELYELSVRDPETFWGSIAKERLTWTKLFDQVKDCDLSRGKINWFLGGQLNVSVNCLDVHVAKDPDRVALIWEKDDPGTEERITYRELLEMTCRLANTLKSHGVRRGERVAIYMPVSPMAVASMLACARIGAVHTVVFAGFSSEALASRIQDAQCKFVITCNQGVRGGRVFDLKSTVDTAVKSCPSVQHVFVAKRTNNSVPMGKLDIPLDEAMAGEPSVCAPEPMGSEEMLFMLYTSGSTGKPKGIVHTQAGYLLYASLTHQYVFDYSPGDVFGCVADIGWITGHSYVVYGPLCNGATSVLFESTPVYPDPGRYWETVQRLRINQFYGAPTAIRLLLKYDDSWVKKYDRSSLKTLGSVGEPINHEAWEWFHNVVGDGRCPLVDTWWQTETAGVCIAPLPAEPGAEIRPAMAMRPFFGIQPALMGEKGQLITGNDVSGALCISQPWPGIARTIFGDHQRFVDAYFKPYPGLYFTGDGAYRTKDGYYQITGRMDDVINISGHRLGTAEIEDALDEHPDVPETAVIGISHEIKGEVPFAFVVLKETAIESQQAVVEELRRLVTIKIAKYAIPEHFLVVKRLPKTRSGKIMRRILRKIAMEDTSNLGDVSTLDDPSVVLEIIQAHKHYRSCRSKK, encoded by the exons ATGGCTGGACGTGTGAGCAGAAGTTTGTTGAATTGTTTGACAAGAGAAAACCCCTTAAGAAGCAAGAAATATCTGCGTAAAAGCGTTTTATTCATCTCACAGTGCCATGCAAGATCcctgtgcagcagcagcagcatcagcGCGGCGGCTCAACCGGACCTGAGCTCGCATCTCGTTGGAAAGACCTACTCCGAGTTATACGAACTGTCAGTGAGAGATCCCGAAACCTTCTGGGGATCCATTGCCAAGGAAAGGCTGACATGGACCAAACTTTTCGACCAAGTAAAGGACTGTGATCTCTCTCGTGGGAAAATCAATTGGTTTCTTGGAGGCCAACTGAACGTCTCTG TGAACTGCTTGGATGTACATGTGGCAAAGGATCCAGACAGAGTGGCGTTGATTTGGGAGAAAGATGATCCTGGTACAGAAGAAAGGATCACCTACAG GGAACTTCTAGAGATGACATGTCGTCTTGCCAACACATTAAAGAGTCATGGGGTCAGGAGGGGAGAACGAGTGGCCATCTATATGCCTGTGTCTCCTATGGCAGTAGCGTCCATGTTGGCTTGTGCCCGCATCGGTGCAGTACACACTGTGGTGTTTGCAGGCTTCAGCTCAGAGGCTTTGGCCAGCAGAATTCAGGATG CTCAGTGTAAGTTTGTGATCACATGCAACCAAGGAGTGAGGGGCGGCCGTGTCTTCGATCTGAAGTCCACAGTGGACACAGCAGTGAAGAGCTGTCCGTCTGTCCAACATGTGTTTGTGGCCAAAAGGACCAACAATAGTGTGCCAATGGGCAAACTAGACATTCCATTAGATGAG GCAATGGCAGGAGAGCCTTCAGTGTGCGCTCCAGAGCCCATGGGCAGTGAGGAGATGTTGTTTATGCTCTATACCTCAGGCAGCACAGGTAAACCGAAGGGCATTGTGCACACACAGGCTGGTTACCTGCTGTACGCCTCCCTCACACATCAG TATGTATTTGACTACTCACCAGGAGATGTGTTTGGCTGTGTCGCTGACATCGGTTGGATCACGGGTCACAGTTATGTGGTTTACGGACCTCTGTGTAATGGAGCCACTTCTGTTCTGTTTGAGAGCACACCTGTGTACCCTGATCCTG gtCGTTACTGGGAGACAGTTCAGAGGTTAAGAATAAACCAGTTTTATGGCGCTCCTACTGCCATCAGATTACTCCTGAAATATGATGATAGCTGGGTGAAGAAATACGACAGGTCATCTCTGAAGACGCTTGGATCTG TTGGAGAGCCTATTAATCACGAGGCGTGGGAATGGTTCCATAATGTGGTTGGAGATGGACGATGCCCTCTGGTGGACACATGGTGGCAGACAG AGACTGCGGGTGTGTGTATTGCCCCACTCCCAGCTGAACCAGGAGCAGAAATCCGCCCTGCCATGGCAATGAGACCCTTTTTTGGCATCCAGCCGGCACTAATGGGGGAGAAG GGTCAGTTGATAACAGGAAATGATGTCAGTGGAGCACTGTGCATCAGCCAGCCGTGGCCTGGTATAGCCAGAACTATATTTGGAGACCACCAGAGATTTGTGGATGCATATTTTAAACCGTACCCAG GTCTTTATTTTACGGGTGACGGGGCTTATCGCACCAAAGATGGTTACTACCAGATCACAGGACGAAtggatgatgtcatcaatatcagTGGGCATCGACTGGGTACCGCTGAGATAGAGGATGCTCTG GACGAACATCCAGATGTTCCTGAAACTGCAGTGATTGGAATTTCACATGAGATCAAAGGAGAAG TTCCATTTGCATTTGTGGTTTTAAAAGAAACTGCTATTGAGAGCCAGCAGGCTGTTGTTGAAGAGTTAAGACGTCTAGTGACTATTAAAATTGCTAAATATGCCATCCCTGAACATTTCCTG GTTGTGAAACGTCTTCCTAAAACACGTTCTGGAAAAATCATGAGGAGAATCTTGCGGAAGATCGCCATGGAGGACACGAGCAACCTGGGTGACGTCTCCACACTGGACGACCCCTCCGTTGTTTTAGAGATCATTCAGGCCCACAAACATTACAGAAGTTGTAGATCTAAGAAGTAG